A single genomic interval of Bradyrhizobium japonicum USDA 6 harbors:
- the tcuA gene encoding FAD-dependent tricarballylate dehydrogenase TcuA has product MSRKYDVLVIGGGNAALCAAISARRGGASVLVLEGAPKFYRGGNTRHTRNMRCAHDAATEILTGPYTEEEFWEDLLRVTGGQTDEVLARHMIRESKDILNWIVEQGVRWQPSLGGTLSLGRTNSFFLGGGRAMLNALYLTAERLGVDVEYDAEVTDLVIEDGMFLAARLKRPIKGESEIRATSLVAAAGGFEANIEWLKQYWGEAADNFLIRGTPYNRGSILKMLLDKGVQEVGDPTQCHAVAIDARAPKFDGGIITRHDSVVFGIVVNKHAQRFYDEGEDIWPKRYAIWGRLVAAQPDQIAYIIFDSTVVTSFMPTLFPPIAGQTVAELAGKLELDPAALEKTITEFNAAVRPGTFDHTILDDCVTEGITPPKTHWARKIETPPYLAYPVRPGITFTYLGTRVNKEARMLMADGKPSANMFAAGEIMAGNVLGKGYAAGMGMTIGSVFGRIAGREAAKHARN; this is encoded by the coding sequence ATGAGCAGAAAATACGACGTGCTGGTGATCGGCGGCGGCAATGCCGCACTGTGCGCAGCGATCTCGGCGCGCCGCGGCGGTGCTTCGGTGCTCGTGCTGGAGGGCGCGCCAAAATTCTATCGCGGCGGCAACACCCGCCACACCCGCAACATGCGCTGCGCCCATGACGCCGCCACCGAAATCCTCACCGGCCCCTACACCGAGGAGGAGTTCTGGGAGGATCTGCTGCGCGTCACCGGCGGGCAGACCGACGAGGTGCTCGCGCGGCACATGATCCGGGAGTCCAAGGACATCCTGAACTGGATCGTGGAGCAGGGCGTGCGCTGGCAGCCCTCGCTCGGCGGCACGCTGAGCCTTGGCCGCACCAACTCGTTCTTTCTCGGCGGCGGCCGCGCGATGTTGAACGCGCTCTACCTGACCGCCGAGCGGCTCGGCGTCGATGTCGAGTACGACGCCGAGGTCACCGATCTCGTGATCGAGGACGGCATGTTCCTCGCCGCGCGCCTCAAGCGGCCGATCAAGGGCGAGAGCGAGATCCGCGCGACGTCGCTGGTCGCCGCTGCCGGCGGGTTCGAGGCCAACATCGAATGGCTGAAGCAATATTGGGGCGAGGCCGCCGACAATTTCCTGATCCGCGGCACGCCCTATAACCGCGGCTCGATCCTGAAGATGCTGCTCGACAAGGGCGTGCAGGAGGTCGGCGATCCCACCCAGTGCCATGCGGTCGCGATCGACGCCCGCGCGCCGAAGTTCGACGGCGGCATCATCACACGCCACGACTCCGTCGTGTTCGGCATCGTCGTCAACAAGCACGCCCAGCGATTCTACGACGAGGGCGAGGACATCTGGCCGAAGCGCTACGCGATCTGGGGGCGGCTGGTCGCGGCGCAACCCGACCAGATCGCCTACATCATCTTCGATTCGACCGTCGTCACCAGCTTCATGCCGACGCTGTTCCCACCGATCGCCGGGCAGACGGTCGCCGAGCTGGCCGGCAAGCTCGAGCTAGATCCGGCTGCGCTGGAGAAGACCATCACCGAGTTCAACGCGGCCGTGCGGCCCGGCACGTTCGACCACACCATCCTGGACGACTGCGTGACTGAAGGCATCACGCCGCCGAAGACGCATTGGGCGCGCAAAATCGAGACGCCGCCTTATCTCGCCTATCCGGTGCGGCCCGGCATCACCTTCACCTATCTCGGCACGCGCGTGAACAAGGAGGCGCGGATGCTGATGGCCGATGGCAAGCCGTCCGCCAACAT
- a CDS encoding GntR family transcriptional regulator, translating to MAKRAAKTGGSIARGGGVALGEAVFRSLCEALQAGSYRAGDRLREEEVAQRLKVSRTPVREALGRLAARGFVEPAGGRGLIVRDLDISEVLELYAMREIMEGAAARLAAEHASTPEVDALRDIEQAFVEASASDAAEMARLNRAFHEAICRAARNRYLDNASRELQDWIALLGPTTFTVTGRPSTSHGEHQAIIEAIAARDGDKAEQLARAHIREALRCRLKLLQKQ from the coding sequence ATGGCCAAGCGCGCGGCAAAGACAGGCGGATCGATCGCACGCGGCGGCGGCGTGGCACTGGGCGAAGCCGTGTTCCGCTCGCTGTGCGAGGCGCTTCAGGCCGGCAGTTACCGCGCCGGCGACCGGCTGCGCGAGGAAGAGGTCGCGCAGCGGCTCAAGGTCAGCCGCACGCCGGTCCGTGAGGCGCTTGGCCGTCTCGCGGCCCGCGGTTTCGTCGAACCCGCCGGCGGGCGCGGGCTGATCGTGCGCGATCTCGACATTTCCGAGGTGCTCGAGCTCTACGCCATGCGCGAGATCATGGAAGGTGCTGCAGCGCGCCTGGCCGCCGAGCACGCCTCCACTCCCGAGGTCGACGCACTCCGAGACATCGAGCAGGCCTTTGTCGAGGCATCCGCGTCAGACGCTGCCGAGATGGCGCGGCTCAACCGCGCCTTCCACGAAGCCATCTGCCGCGCCGCGCGCAACCGCTATCTCGACAACGCCTCGCGCGAATTGCAGGACTGGATCGCGCTGCTGGGCCCGACCACATTCACGGTGACGGGCCGTCCCTCGACCAGCCACGGCGAGCACCAGGCCATCATCGAGGCCATCGCCGCGCGCGATGGCGACAAGGCCGAGCAGCTTGCGCGGGCGCATATCCGCGAGGCACTGCGCTGCCGGCTCAAGCTGCTGCAGAAGCAGTAG
- the ybaK gene encoding Cys-tRNA(Pro) deacylase: MSKVTPTTRALTAAGVAFTVHTYDYDPDAESIGLQAASALGEDPARVLKTLMALVDGKPICVVVPSDQEVSMKKLAAAASGKSAQMMKPPEAERVTGYKVGGISPFGQRKPVRTVIEQSALAHDQVYLNGGQRGLQVRLKPGDVRDVLKAVVADVVA, encoded by the coding sequence ATGTCCAAAGTCACTCCCACCACGCGCGCGCTCACGGCCGCCGGTGTTGCCTTCACCGTGCACACCTACGACTACGATCCTGACGCCGAGAGCATCGGGCTCCAGGCGGCGTCGGCTCTCGGTGAAGATCCGGCGCGCGTGCTGAAGACGCTGATGGCGCTGGTGGACGGCAAGCCGATCTGCGTCGTCGTCCCGTCCGACCAGGAAGTCTCCATGAAGAAGCTCGCCGCTGCCGCGAGCGGCAAGTCGGCGCAGATGATGAAGCCGCCCGAGGCCGAACGCGTCACCGGCTACAAGGTCGGTGGCATCAGCCCGTTCGGCCAGCGCAAACCGGTGCGCACCGTGATCGAGCAGAGCGCGCTCGCGCATGATCAGGTCTATCTCAATGGCGGCCAGCGCGGCTTGCAGGTTCGGCTGAAGCCGGGCGACGTGCGCGATGTCCTGAAGGCGGTCGTCGCGGATGTGGTCGCGTGA
- the fdhF gene encoding formate dehydrogenase subunit alpha → MTKITFELDGKQVEAKPGETIWQVAKRQGREIPHLCYSPAPDYRPDGNCRACMVEIEGERVLAASCKRTPSVGMKVKTESARAVSAQKMVMELLVADQPARETSHDPDSKFWHWAETTGVTESRFPAAERWATDASHPAMRVNLDACIQCGLCVRACREVQVNDVIGMAYRSHGSKIVFDFDDPMGESTCVACGECVQACPTGALMPAVMLDEKQTRVVYADKKVDSLCPFCGVGCQVTYEVKDEKVIYAEGRDGPANHNRLCVKGRFGFDYIHHPHRLTKPLVRLPNAKKDSNDQVDPANPFTHFREASWEEALDIAAKGLVKIRDEKGVKALAGFGSAKGSNEEAYLFQKLVRTGFGSNNVDHCTRLCHASSVAALFEGLSSGAVSAPFSAAMDAEVIIVIGANPTVNHPVAATFIKNAVKQNGAKLFVMDPRRQSLSRHATKHLQFKPGSDVAMLNAMINTIITEGLTDDQYIAGYTEGFEDLKEKIKEFTPEKMEAICGIPAQTLREVARTYARAKSSIIFWGMGISQHVHGTDNARCLIALALITGQVGRPGTGLHPLRGQNNVQGASDAGLIPMFLPDYQPVSRDDLRGNFEKLWHQDLDPVRGLTVVEIMNAIHAGEITGMYIEGENPAMSDPDLQHARQALAMLDHLVVQDLFVTETAFHADVILPASAFAEKEGSFTNTDRRVQLARQVIKPPGDARQDLWIIQEIGKRMGLPWNYSGPGDVYTEMAELMPSLKNISWERLVREGAVTYPADDPNKPGNEIIFTTGFPTASGRGKIVPAHIIPPDELPDAEYPMVLSTGRVLEHWHTGSMTRRAQVLDQIEPEAVAFMSPKDMHRKKLAPGDFIRLETRRGAVEVKVRSDRDVPENMVFMPFCYAEAAANLLTNPALDPFGKIPEFKFCAARAERAEMRDAAE, encoded by the coding sequence ATGACCAAGATTACGTTCGAGCTCGACGGCAAGCAGGTCGAAGCCAAACCCGGCGAGACGATCTGGCAAGTTGCAAAACGCCAGGGCCGCGAGATTCCGCATCTGTGCTATTCGCCGGCGCCGGACTACCGCCCCGACGGCAATTGCCGCGCCTGCATGGTCGAGATCGAGGGCGAGCGCGTGCTCGCCGCGTCCTGCAAGCGCACCCCGTCGGTCGGCATGAAGGTGAAGACCGAATCCGCGCGTGCGGTGTCCGCGCAGAAGATGGTGATGGAGCTGCTCGTCGCCGACCAGCCGGCGCGCGAGACCTCGCACGATCCGGATTCGAAGTTCTGGCATTGGGCCGAGACCACAGGCGTCACCGAAAGCCGCTTCCCCGCCGCCGAGCGCTGGGCGACCGACGCCAGCCATCCGGCGATGCGCGTCAATCTCGACGCCTGCATCCAGTGCGGCCTCTGCGTGCGCGCCTGCCGCGAGGTCCAGGTCAACGACGTCATCGGCATGGCGTATCGCAGCCATGGTTCGAAGATCGTGTTCGACTTCGACGATCCCATGGGCGAGTCCACCTGCGTCGCCTGCGGCGAGTGCGTGCAGGCCTGCCCGACCGGCGCGCTGATGCCGGCCGTCATGCTCGACGAGAAGCAGACCCGTGTCGTCTATGCCGACAAGAAGGTGGATTCGCTCTGCCCGTTCTGCGGCGTCGGCTGCCAGGTGACCTACGAGGTCAAGGACGAGAAGGTGATCTACGCCGAGGGGCGCGACGGCCCGGCCAATCACAATCGTCTCTGCGTCAAGGGTCGCTTCGGCTTCGACTACATCCACCATCCGCATCGTCTGACCAAGCCGCTGGTGCGGCTGCCGAATGCGAAGAAGGATTCCAACGACCAGGTCGACCCGGCCAATCCCTTCACGCATTTCCGTGAAGCGAGCTGGGAAGAAGCGCTCGACATCGCAGCCAAGGGCCTCGTCAAGATCCGCGATGAGAAGGGCGTGAAGGCGCTGGCCGGCTTCGGCTCGGCCAAGGGCTCGAATGAAGAGGCCTATCTGTTCCAGAAACTGGTGCGCACCGGTTTCGGCTCCAACAATGTCGACCACTGCACGCGGCTCTGCCACGCCTCGTCGGTGGCGGCGCTGTTCGAAGGCCTGAGCTCGGGCGCGGTGTCGGCGCCGTTCTCGGCTGCGATGGATGCCGAAGTCATCATCGTGATCGGCGCCAATCCAACCGTAAACCATCCGGTCGCCGCGACCTTCATCAAGAACGCGGTCAAGCAGAATGGCGCCAAGCTGTTCGTGATGGATCCGCGCCGGCAGTCGCTGTCGCGCCACGCGACCAAGCATCTGCAATTCAAGCCGGGCTCCGACGTCGCCATGCTGAACGCGATGATCAACACGATCATCACCGAAGGCCTGACCGACGACCAGTATATCGCCGGCTACACCGAGGGATTTGAGGACCTCAAGGAGAAGATCAAGGAATTCACGCCGGAGAAGATGGAGGCGATCTGCGGCATCCCGGCGCAAACGCTGCGCGAGGTTGCGCGCACCTATGCGCGGGCAAAGTCGTCGATCATCTTCTGGGGCATGGGCATCAGCCAGCACGTCCACGGTACCGACAATGCGCGCTGCCTGATCGCGCTGGCGCTGATCACCGGCCAGGTCGGCCGTCCCGGCACCGGTCTGCATCCGCTGCGCGGCCAGAACAACGTGCAGGGCGCCTCCGACGCCGGCCTGATCCCGATGTTCCTGCCGGACTATCAGCCGGTCAGCCGCGACGATCTGCGCGGCAATTTCGAAAAACTGTGGCACCAGGATCTCGATCCGGTCCGCGGTCTGACCGTGGTCGAGATCATGAACGCGATCCATGCCGGCGAGATCACGGGCATGTATATCGAGGGCGAGAATCCCGCGATGTCCGATCCCGATCTCCAGCATGCGCGCCAGGCGTTGGCCATGCTCGATCATCTCGTCGTGCAGGATCTCTTCGTCACCGAAACCGCGTTCCACGCCGACGTCATCCTGCCGGCTTCGGCCTTTGCGGAGAAGGAAGGTTCCTTCACCAACACCGATCGCCGCGTGCAGCTCGCGCGCCAGGTGATCAAGCCGCCGGGCGATGCGCGGCAGGATCTCTGGATCATCCAGGAGATCGGCAAGCGGATGGGCCTGCCCTGGAATTATTCCGGCCCCGGCGACGTCTACACCGAGATGGCGGAGTTGATGCCGTCGCTCAAGAACATCAGCTGGGAGCGGCTGGTGCGGGAAGGTGCCGTGACCTATCCGGCCGACGATCCGAACAAGCCCGGCAACGAGATCATCTTCACCACGGGCTTCCCGACCGCGAGCGGCCGCGGCAAGATCGTGCCGGCCCATATCATCCCGCCGGATGAGCTGCCCGACGCCGAATATCCGATGGTGCTCTCAACCGGCCGCGTGCTCGAGCATTGGCACACCGGCTCGATGACCCGACGCGCGCAGGTGCTCGACCAGATCGAGCCGGAGGCGGTCGCGTTCATGTCGCCGAAGGACATGCACCGGAAGAAGCTCGCGCCCGGCGATTTCATCCGGCTGGAGACCCGCCGCGGTGCGGTCGAGGTCAAGGTCCGCTCAGATCGCGACGTGCCCGAGAACATGGTGTTCATGCCGTTCTGCTACGCGGAGGCGGCGGCCAACCTGTTGACAAACCCGGCGCTTGATCCCTTCGGCAAGATCCCGGAATTCAAGTTCTGCGCGGCCAGGGCCGAGCGCGCGGAGATGCGGGACGCGGCGGAGTAG
- a CDS encoding NADH-ubiquinone oxidoreductase-F iron-sulfur binding region domain-containing protein gives MSSNDDVHKVREFEHPGEGRRRAKATPKGRQVNPTAAHEIEQLLGDKPRRRDLLIEYLHLIQDKYHQISAAHLAALADEMKLAFAEVFETATFYAHFDVVKEGEPDVAPLTIRVCDSLTCAMLGGEKLLADLQSTSGPGIRVVRAPCVGRCDTAPAAEVGHNFVDHATVANVMAAAKAGDTHAHLPKYVDYDAYIAGGGYKLLNRVRSGELPKDDLLKALDDASLRGLGGAGFPTGRKWRAVLGEPGPRLMAINGDEGEPGTFKDRVYLESDPHRFIEGMLLGAHVVQASDVYIYLRDEYPASREILEREIAKLPPGGPTLHMRRGAGAYICGEESSLLESIEGKRGLPRHKPPYPFQVGLFGLPTLINNIETLWWVRDIVEKGADWWKGNGRHERHGLRSFSVSGRVKNPGMKLAPAGITVRELIDEYCGGMADGHQFYAYLPGGASGGILPASMDDIPLDFGTLEKYGCFIGSAAIVILSQKDSVRAAALNLMKFFEDESCGQCTPCRVGTQKAAQLMQKPVWNRALLEELSKAMRDASICGLGQAASNPLSTVIKYFPDEFKEAAE, from the coding sequence ATGAGCAGCAACGACGACGTTCACAAGGTCAGGGAATTCGAGCATCCGGGCGAGGGGCGCCGACGCGCCAAGGCCACGCCCAAGGGGCGGCAGGTCAATCCCACCGCCGCGCACGAGATCGAGCAACTGCTCGGCGACAAGCCGCGGCGGCGCGATCTGCTGATCGAATATCTGCACCTGATCCAGGACAAATATCACCAGATATCGGCCGCGCATCTCGCCGCGCTTGCCGACGAGATGAAGCTCGCCTTCGCCGAGGTGTTCGAGACCGCGACCTTCTACGCGCATTTCGACGTGGTGAAGGAAGGCGAGCCTGATGTCGCGCCGCTGACGATTCGCGTCTGCGATTCACTGACCTGCGCGATGCTCGGCGGCGAGAAGCTGCTCGCGGATCTACAGAGCACATCGGGTCCCGGCATCCGCGTCGTCCGCGCGCCCTGCGTCGGCCGCTGCGATACCGCGCCGGCGGCTGAGGTCGGTCACAACTTCGTCGATCACGCGACCGTCGCCAATGTGATGGCGGCCGCGAAGGCCGGCGATACCCACGCGCATCTGCCGAAGTACGTTGACTACGACGCCTACATCGCCGGCGGCGGCTACAAGCTGCTCAATCGCGTGCGCTCGGGCGAATTGCCGAAGGACGATCTGCTGAAAGCGCTCGATGACGCCTCGCTGCGCGGTCTCGGCGGCGCCGGCTTCCCCACAGGACGGAAATGGCGCGCAGTGCTGGGCGAACCCGGCCCGCGGCTGATGGCGATCAATGGCGACGAGGGCGAGCCCGGCACGTTCAAGGACCGCGTCTATCTCGAAAGCGATCCGCATCGCTTCATCGAAGGCATGCTGCTCGGCGCGCATGTCGTGCAGGCCTCCGACGTCTACATCTATCTGCGCGACGAATATCCGGCTTCGCGCGAGATCCTCGAGCGCGAGATCGCAAAGCTTCCGCCGGGCGGTCCGACGCTGCACATGCGCCGCGGCGCCGGCGCCTATATCTGCGGCGAGGAATCCTCGCTGCTCGAAAGCATCGAGGGCAAGCGCGGTCTGCCCCGGCACAAGCCGCCTTATCCGTTCCAGGTCGGCCTGTTCGGCCTGCCGACCCTGATCAACAACATCGAGACGCTGTGGTGGGTGCGCGACATCGTCGAGAAGGGCGCGGACTGGTGGAAGGGCAACGGCCGCCATGAGCGTCACGGCCTGCGCAGCTTCTCGGTCTCGGGCCGCGTCAAGAACCCCGGCATGAAGCTGGCACCCGCCGGCATCACCGTGCGCGAATTGATCGACGAATATTGCGGCGGCATGGCCGACGGGCACCAGTTCTACGCGTACCTGCCGGGCGGCGCGTCGGGCGGCATCCTGCCGGCGTCCATGGACGACATCCCGCTCGATTTCGGCACGCTGGAGAAATACGGCTGCTTCATCGGCTCAGCCGCGATCGTGATCCTGTCGCAAAAGGACAGCGTGCGCGCGGCCGCGCTGAACCTCATGAAGTTCTTCGAGGACGAGAGCTGCGGCCAGTGCACGCCGTGCCGTGTCGGAACCCAGAAGGCGGCGCAGCTGATGCAGAAGCCGGTCTGGAACCGCGCACTTCTGGAAGAATTGAGCAAGGCGATGCGCGATGCATCGATCTGCGGGCTCGGACAGGCGGCATCGAATCCGTTGTCCACCGTGATCAAATATTTCCCTGACGAGTTCAAGGAAGCGGCCGAATGA
- a CDS encoding OFA family MFS transporter, translating into MATIESAGTLSGAGAGFLDRERTIATAGFNRWLVPPAALCIHLCIGMAYGFSVFWLPLSRAIGVTAPKACADMSLFQELFTTSCDWKVASMGWMYTLFFVLLGIAAAVWGGWLERVGPRKAGFVSALCWCGGLFLGAIGVYTHQLWLLWLGSGVIGGVGLGLGYISPVSTLVKWFPDRRGMATGMAIMGFGGGAMIGAPLANLLMNYFKTPTSVGVWETFVAMGVIYFVFMMIGAFRYRLPPPGWQPEGWTPPVKANAMISKNNVHLNDAHKTPQFWLIWWVLCLNVSAGIGVIGMASPMLQEIFAGKLIGLPDVGFNALDAGQKAQIAAIAAGFAGLLSLFNIGGRFFWASLSDKIGRKNTYYTFFILGIVLYALAPTFAAMGSKLLFVLGFGIILSMYGGGFATVPAYLADMFGTQFVGAIHGRLLTAWSTAGIIGPVVVNYIREFQLAAGVPRDQLYNTTMYILCAMLIAGLICNYLIKPVDSKWHMKDADVAKLQAASASAAAAGPHGSYGIGFGGLDVKAALFWAFVGVPLLWGVWKTLESAVKIF; encoded by the coding sequence ATGGCAACAATCGAGAGCGCTGGAACACTTTCGGGTGCCGGCGCAGGTTTTCTGGATCGCGAGCGAACCATCGCGACCGCCGGCTTCAATCGCTGGCTGGTGCCGCCGGCTGCGCTGTGCATCCATCTCTGCATCGGCATGGCCTACGGCTTCTCGGTGTTCTGGCTGCCGCTGTCGCGCGCGATCGGGGTGACCGCGCCGAAGGCGTGCGCAGACATGTCGCTGTTTCAGGAGCTGTTCACGACCAGCTGCGACTGGAAGGTCGCCAGCATGGGGTGGATGTACACGCTCTTTTTTGTGCTGCTCGGTATCGCGGCCGCGGTTTGGGGCGGCTGGCTGGAGCGCGTCGGTCCGCGCAAGGCCGGGTTCGTCTCGGCCCTATGCTGGTGCGGCGGTCTCTTCCTCGGTGCGATCGGAGTCTACACCCATCAGCTCTGGCTGTTGTGGCTGGGCTCGGGCGTGATCGGCGGCGTCGGTCTCGGCCTTGGCTATATCTCGCCGGTGTCGACGCTGGTGAAGTGGTTCCCGGACCGCCGCGGCATGGCGACCGGCATGGCCATCATGGGCTTCGGCGGCGGCGCCATGATCGGCGCGCCGCTGGCAAACCTGTTGATGAACTACTTCAAGACCCCGACCTCGGTCGGCGTCTGGGAGACCTTCGTCGCGATGGGCGTCATCTACTTCGTGTTCATGATGATCGGCGCGTTCCGCTATCGCCTGCCGCCGCCCGGCTGGCAGCCCGAGGGCTGGACTCCGCCGGTCAAGGCCAACGCGATGATCTCGAAGAACAACGTGCACCTCAACGACGCGCACAAGACGCCGCAGTTCTGGCTGATCTGGTGGGTGCTGTGCTTGAACGTGTCGGCCGGCATCGGCGTGATCGGCATGGCCTCGCCGATGCTCCAGGAGATCTTCGCCGGCAAGCTGATCGGTCTGCCGGACGTGGGCTTCAACGCGCTCGATGCCGGGCAGAAGGCGCAGATCGCCGCGATCGCCGCGGGCTTCGCCGGATTGCTGTCGCTGTTCAACATCGGCGGCCGCTTCTTCTGGGCATCGCTGTCGGACAAGATCGGACGCAAGAACACCTATTACACGTTCTTCATCCTCGGCATCGTGCTCTACGCGCTGGCGCCGACGTTTGCGGCGATGGGCTCGAAGCTCCTGTTCGTACTCGGCTTCGGCATCATCCTGTCGATGTATGGCGGCGGGTTCGCCACCGTGCCGGCCTACCTTGCCGACATGTTCGGGACCCAGTTCGTCGGCGCCATCCACGGCCGGCTGCTGACGGCGTGGTCCACCGCGGGCATCATCGGTCCCGTCGTGGTGAACTACATCCGCGAGTTCCAGCTCGCGGCGGGCGTGCCGCGCGATCAGCTCTACAACACGACCATGTACATCCTGTGCGCGATGCTGATCGCGGGCCTGATCTGCAACTACCTGATCAAGCCGGTCGATTCGAAGTGGCACATGAAGGACGCCGACGTCGCCAAGCTGCAGGCGGCGAGCGCCAGCGCCGCTGCCGCGGGGCCGCATGGCTCCTACGGCATCGGGTTTGGCGGGCTTGACGTCAAGGCGGCGCTGTTCTGGGCCTTCGTCGGCGTTCCCCTGCTTTGGGGTGTCTGGAAGACGCTGGAGAGCGCGGTCAAGATCTTCTGA
- a CDS encoding sulfurtransferase TusA family protein, whose amino-acid sequence MTRTTLDLTGLKCPLPALKTRKALKPLQPGDQLEVHCTDPLSVIDIPNLIRETGDTVEITERNEARIVFLIEKINGSIEKTNGALRS is encoded by the coding sequence ATGACCAGAACCACGCTCGATCTCACCGGGCTGAAATGCCCGCTGCCTGCCCTGAAGACGCGCAAGGCGCTCAAGCCGTTACAGCCGGGCGATCAGCTCGAAGTGCACTGCACCGATCCCTTGTCGGTGATTGACATTCCGAACCTGATCCGCGAGACGGGCGACACGGTGGAGATCACCGAGCGCAACGAGGCGCGCATCGTGTTCTTGATAGAAAAGATCAATGGTTCGATAGAGAAAACCAATGGTGCGCTGCGTTCGTAG
- a CDS encoding molybdopterin molybdotransferase MoeA: MAQLSDDCFAFGGPMMSVDEAVGLITTRVNAIADIETVAVIDADGRVLARDIAAPLPLPPFTNSAVDGYAVRNADLPESAERAFPLDGRIQAGGLAQAPIKAGHTARIFTGAPMPPDAETVFMQEDVRLDEAGRIVLPPGLKPGANVRPAGEDIPQGHVALRAGQRLLPQHVALAAAFGLVRLDVVRRIRVAVFSTGDELASPGEPRAASQLFDSNRFMLMAMLRRLGCEVSDLGILRDERNALADGLKQVAGSHDLILTTGGVSTGEEDHVKAAVESIGSLVLWRMAIKPGRPVAMGIIGGTPLIGLPGNPVASFVTFVHVVRPTVLALAGSLPEPLLPIPVRAAFTYKKKIGRREYVRSSLRRGEDGALEAVKFPREGAGLLSSLVETDGLIELGDDITRVEPGQSVGFLSYADLL, from the coding sequence ATGGCGCAACTGTCGGACGATTGCTTTGCCTTCGGCGGACCGATGATGTCGGTCGACGAGGCCGTTGGTCTGATCACCACGCGCGTCAATGCGATCGCCGATATCGAGACCGTGGCAGTCATTGACGCCGACGGGCGCGTGCTCGCGCGCGATATCGCGGCGCCCCTGCCGCTGCCGCCCTTCACGAACTCCGCCGTCGACGGCTACGCCGTGCGCAATGCCGACCTTCCGGAAAGCGCGGAACGGGCATTCCCGCTCGACGGCCGCATCCAGGCAGGCGGCCTTGCACAGGCGCCGATCAAGGCCGGCCACACTGCGCGCATCTTCACGGGCGCGCCGATGCCGCCTGACGCCGAGACGGTCTTCATGCAGGAAGACGTCCGCCTCGATGAGGCCGGCAGAATCGTGCTGCCGCCGGGGCTGAAGCCCGGCGCGAATGTCCGCCCGGCGGGCGAGGACATTCCGCAAGGGCACGTCGCGCTGCGGGCCGGCCAGCGCTTGCTGCCGCAGCATGTCGCGCTTGCTGCAGCATTCGGCCTTGTCAGGCTCGACGTCGTCAGGCGCATCCGCGTCGCCGTGTTCTCGACCGGTGACGAGCTGGCTTCGCCCGGCGAGCCGCGCGCGGCGTCACAGCTGTTCGATTCCAACCGCTTCATGCTGATGGCGATGTTGCGCCGGCTCGGCTGCGAGGTCTCCGACCTCGGCATCTTGCGCGACGAGCGCAATGCGCTCGCGGATGGATTGAAGCAGGTTGCAGGCAGCCACGATCTGATCCTCACCACCGGCGGCGTCTCGACCGGCGAGGAGGACCACGTCAAGGCTGCAGTCGAGAGCATCGGCTCGCTGGTGCTGTGGCGGATGGCGATCAAGCCCGGCCGTCCCGTGGCGATGGGCATCATCGGCGGCACGCCGCTGATCGGCTTGCCCGGCAATCCCGTCGCCAGTTTCGTCACCTTCGTCCACGTGGTGCGGCCGACGGTGCTGGCGCTTGCGGGCAGTCTGCCGGAGCCGTTGTTGCCGATCCCGGTGCGCGCTGCGTTCACCTACAAGAAGAAGATCGGCCGCCGCGAATATGTTCGCAGCTCGTTGCGGCGCGGAGAGGACGGCGCGTTGGAAGCGGTCAAGTTTCCGCGCGAAGGCGCAGGCCTGTTGTCGTCGCTGGTCGAGACCGACGGCCTCATCGAACTCGGCGACGACATCACGCGTGTCGAGCCGGGACAGAGCGTAGGTTTCTTGTCCTATGCGGATTTGCTCTGA
- the mobB gene encoding molybdopterin-guanine dinucleotide biosynthesis protein B: protein MKVIGLAGWSGAGKTTLLTRLIPHFNAQGLRVSVIKHAHHQFDVDVPGKDSWRHREAGAAEVLVASSNRWALMHELRGAEEPRLPELLSKLSAVDLVVVEGFKREPHRKIEVHRAANDKPLLFPDDPGIVGIATDIAIETRLPTVHLDDIEAAAALLLRAAMPVEEAVAKSAAIR from the coding sequence ATGAAAGTCATCGGCCTTGCGGGCTGGAGTGGTGCGGGCAAGACCACGCTGTTGACGCGGCTGATCCCGCATTTCAACGCGCAAGGCCTGCGCGTCTCCGTCATCAAGCATGCCCATCACCAGTTCGACGTCGACGTGCCCGGCAAGGATTCCTGGCGCCACCGCGAGGCCGGCGCGGCCGAGGTGCTGGTTGCGTCGTCGAACCGCTGGGCCCTGATGCATGAGTTGCGAGGCGCCGAGGAACCACGGCTGCCGGAGCTTCTGAGCAAGCTGTCAGCCGTCGATCTCGTCGTGGTCGAGGGCTTCAAGCGCGAGCCGCACCGCAAGATCGAGGTGCATCGCGCCGCCAACGACAAGCCGTTGCTGTTTCCCGATGATCCCGGGATTGTCGGGATTGCGACCGACATCGCCATTGAAACCCGCCTGCCGACCGTCCATCTCGATGATATCGAGGCTGCCGCGGCATTGCTGCTGCGTGCGGCGATGCCGGTCGAGGAAGCGGTGGCAAAAAGCGCCGCGATACGCTGA